One window of the Cryptomeria japonica chromosome 7, Sugi_1.0, whole genome shotgun sequence genome contains the following:
- the LOC131041713 gene encoding disease resistance protein Roq1 isoform X3, whose product MATNSITGGRAESEPTNNSQGTASSSSTLSTSSSRSLFSCCFGRSVESNVRASNSATSARQEEPANTPQVKAPSSSCSTLSSRSIFSCCFGCSKESKPMTSASTNDPIPENEVMGTSASTNDLIPENEVMGASASTIDLIPENEVMGASAPNFTSDLIQENKVKADSEGITPSASTSTSDLVPENQLKVALPEIAPSASTSTPDLVPENQVTAAFPEIAPSASTSNLALVRENRVTGAFQGIAPPASTSTSTLMHKPCYDVFINHRGPDCKHTLASSIYNLLKNMKVPAFLDSEELEYGDFLPTTLEAAMRNALLHIAIFSKTYADSAWCLAELSFMLKTGAKIVPVFYHVEPTDLRWVAQGKGKYVDAFVKYENKGRYSPEKLQEWKKALQDVSFYTGEIVKCDDDEKRLLKKIASCVLKVKDNVPLDVAKHPVGLQEIVQEFEMKMLQSAEGVHIVGIWGMGGSGKTTLAKELYNKRSSSIERPSFIFDVRDSAAKGLLQNKQIQLLKDLGVENVTFDNTEHGKAILKRHLRYVKVFIVVDDVDGVDQLDALLPTYDSLLWGSLIIVTTREYEVLRSWGISSVYKMRPLDPVYAEQLFCWHAFLQPSPLDGFEELVKKFLEACNGLPLSLKVFGGQLYGQPNKEYWESLLHKICRILPDDIKEKLRVSYDALDDEEKEMFLDTACFLIEEENSLAIELWNGSGWSGLHGWEKLLNKCLVELDKDNHIRMHDHLRDLGREVANQHSPYRLWLPQQIINVEKQTEKTNSFRGIKAVSSGITEWQSYGAGKTYQVMIPSRSSDEELMPNSSGGNWSLTPSLHGLKIFVIRGDYCNKVMCEVSRELVWLRWFEIGQRNLPSWLPLKNLWVLELYEQEWGAEHHLEELWESDNDDFQPQSDVSIS is encoded by the exons ATGGCAACGAATTCTATCACTGGTGGTCGAGCAGAGAGTGAGCCTACAAACAATTCTCAAGGAACTGCATCGTCTTCATCTACTTTGTCTACATCATCGTCTCGGAGCTTGTTTTCATGCTGCTTTGGGCGTTCAGTGGAATCCAATGTCAGGGCATCTAATTCTGCAACCTCTGCTCGACAGGAGGAGCCTGCAAACACTCCTCAAGTAAAGGCACCGTCTTCATCTTGTTCTACATTATCTTCTCGAAGCATTTTTTCATGCTGCTTTGGGTGTTCAAAAGAATCCAAACCCATGACATCTGCTTCTACCAACGATCCTATTCCAGAAAATGAGGTAATGGGTACATCTGCTTCTACCAATGATCTTATTCCAGAAAATGAGGTTATGGGTGCATCTGCTTCTACAATTGATCTAATACCAGAAAACGAGGTTATGGGTGCATCTGCTCCTAATTTTACCTCTGATCTAATACAAGAGAACAAGGTTAAAGCTGATTCAGAGGGGATTACACCATCTGCATCTACTTCTACCTCTGATCTTGTACCAGAAAATCAGCTTAAGGTTGCTCTTCCTGAAATTGCACCATCTGCATCTACTTCTACCCCTGATCTTGTACCAGAGAATCAGGTTACGGCTGCTTTTCCTGAAATCGCACCGTCTGCGTCTACTTCTAACCTTGCTCTTGTAAGAGAAAATCGGGTTACAGGTGCTTTTCAAGGAATCGCACCACCCGCATCTACTTCTACCTCAACACTCATGCACAAGCCATGCTACGATGTTTTCATCAATCATCGTGGACCCGATTGCAAACACACGCTAGCTAGCAGTATATACAATCTCCTCAAAAATATGAAGGTGCCAGCTTTTTTGGATTCAGAGGAGTTGGAATATGGTGATTTCTTGCCTACGACATTAGAAGCAGCAATGCGCAATGCCTTGCTCCATATAGCAATTTTCTCTAAGACTTATGCAGACTCAGCCTGGTGTTTGGCAGAGCTCTCATTTATGCTAAAAACTGGCGCCAAAATTGTTCCTGTTTTCTACCATGTAGAGCCCACCGATCTTAGATGGGTAgctcaagggaaaggaaaatatgTTGATGCATTTGTGAAGTATGAAAACAAGGGGAGATACAGCCCAGAAAAGCTTCAGGAGTGGAAAAAGGCCCTCCAGGATGTCTCATTTTACACTGGTGAAATCGTCAAATGTGATGA TGATGAGAAGAGGCTGTTGAAGAAAATCGCTAGTTGTGTTTTGAAAGTAAAGGATAATGTGCCATTAGATGTTGCAAAACACCCAGTCGGTCTCCAAGAAATAGtacaagaatttgagatgaaaatgCTCCAATCTGCCGAGGGTGTACATATTGTGGGAATATGGGGCATGGGTGGTTCGGGCAAAACCACTCTTGCCAAAGAGTTATACAACAAAAGATCCTCATCCATAGAGAGGcctagttttatttttgatgttagGGATAGTGCAGCCAAGGGCCTGTTGCAGAATAAGCAGATTCAACTCCTCAAAGACCTTGGTGTTGAAAATGTGACATTTGACAATACAGAGCATGGTAAGGCAATTCTCAAAAGGCATTTGAGATATGTCAAGGTGTTCATTGTTGTGGATGATGTAGATGGGGTAGACCAGTTGGATGCTCTGTTGCCAACATATGACAGTCTTCTATGGGGTAGCCTTATTATTGTTACAACACGAGAATATGAAGTTCTTAGATCTTGGGGCATATCTTCTGTATACAAAATGAGACCTCTTGATCCAGTTTATGCGGAACAACTTTTTTGTTGGCATGCCTTCTTACAACCCTCTCCTTTGGATGGATTTGAGGAGCTTGTTAAAAAGTTTCTAGAGGCTTGCAACGGATTACCTCTATCTCTCAAGGTATTTGGAGGACAGCTGTATGGACAGCCCAACAAAGAATATTGGGAGTCTCTTTTGCACAAGATCTGTAGAATATTGCCGGATGATATTAAAGAGAAGCTCAGGGTAAGTTATGATGCTcttgatgatgaagagaaagagatGTTCCTTGACACTGCTTGTTTCTTAATTGAAGAAGAGAACAGTCTGGCAATTGAATTGTGGAATGGATCAGGGTGGAGTGGTCTGCACGGTTGGGAAAAGCTGCTGAATAAGTGTTTGGTTGAACTTGACAAGGACAATCACATAAGAATGCATGATCACTTAAGAGATTTGGGAAGGGAAGTTGCAAATCAACATTCACCTTATCGACTTTGGTTACCACAACAGATTATTAATGTTGAAAAACAAACAGAG AAGACAAATTCCTTCCGAGGGATAAAGGCTGTCTCTAGTGGAATAACAGAGTGGCAGTCATATGGA GCCGGTAAGACCTATCAAGTAATGATCCCTTCGAGAAGCTCAGACGAGGAACTCATGCCCAACAGTAGTGGAGGAAATTGGTCTCTTACACCCTCTTTACACGGGCTAAAGATCTTTGTGATTAGAGGAGATTATTGTAATAAAGTTATGTGTGAAGTATCAAGGGAGCTGGTCTGGCTTCGCTGGTTCGAAATTGGGCAGAGAAATCTCCCCTCATGGCTTCCATTGAAAAATTTGTGGGTTCTAGAACTCTATGAACAAGAGTGGGGTGCTGAACATCACTTAGAAGAGCTGTGGGAGAGTGACAACGAT GATTTCCAACCTCAATCGGATGTCTCAATAAGCTGA
- the LOC131041713 gene encoding disease resistance protein RPV1 isoform X2 — protein MATNSITGGRAESEPTNNSQGTASSSSTLSTSSSRSLFSCCFGRSVESNVRASNSATSARQEEPANTPQVKAPSSSCSTLSSRSIFSCCFGCSKESKPMTSASTNDPIPENEVMGTSASTNDLIPENEVMGASASTIDLIPENEVMGASAPNFTSDLIQENKVKADSEGITPSASTSTSDLVPENQLKVALPEIAPSASTSTPDLVPENQVTAAFPEIAPSASTSNLALVRENRVTGAFQGIAPPASTSTSTLMHKPCYDVFINHRGPDCKHTLASSIYNLLKNMKVPAFLDSEELEYGDFLPTTLEAAMRNALLHIAIFSKTYADSAWCLAELSFMLKTGAKIVPVFYHVEPTDLRWVAQGKGKYVDAFVKYENKGRYSPEKLQEWKKALQDVSFYTGEIVKCDDDEKRLLKKIASCVLKVKDNVPLDVAKHPVGLQEIVQEFEMKMLQSAEGVHIVGIWGMGGSGKTTLAKELYNKRSSSIERPSFIFDVRDSAAKGLLQNKQIQLLKDLGVENVTFDNTEHGKAILKRHLRYVKVFIVVDDVDGVDQLDALLPTYDSLLWGSLIIVTTREYEVLRSWGISSVYKMRPLDPVYAEQLFCWHAFLQPSPLDGFEELVKKFLEACNGLPLSLKVFGGQLYGQPNKEYWESLLHKICRILPDDIKEKLRVSYDALDDEEKEMFLDTACFLIEEENSLAIELWNGSGWSGLHGWEKLLNKCLVELDKDNHIRMHDHLRDLGREVANQHSPYRLWLPQQIINVEKQTEAGKTYQVMIPSRSSDEELMPNSSGGNWSLTPSLHGLKIFVIRGDYCNKVMCEVSRELVWLRWFEIGQRNLPSWLPLKNLWVLELYEQEWGAEHHLEELWESDNDAPVQLRELIISYCEKFQGFPTSIGCLNKLKKIVITEGLNFVNLPEEFCQLQSLKHLQLCGCNGLSSLPSSFGDLKNMRYLDLFNCTNLRRLPVSFKNLMLLEHLDLRMCEKLTFTSEDLNILENMTKLEFFRLSGCEQVEELPRHITNQASLRELYLDGMKRLRELAIDIGQLSRLQKLMIGSDLLTSLPNSLGDLQSLKNLSIRVCPKLESLPTSLGDLSSLTDLQISQCSELECLPFSVGRLNLLEHLEIYDCLINQIDFAVASLPSSAFSKLNRIEIWDTEVYKISISDHCYPCLEKLMLVDNYNLTDIEALPTTVKSITLSSCENLKNIRVICDLVNLERLLIKCCPELVELPSFAQLTSLTSFDLRGCDRVEKIEGLEYCTRLESLEIETLGELPGIKSLEDLKKLKKLAIRENNGSAIGSCIQTI, from the exons ATGGCAACGAATTCTATCACTGGTGGTCGAGCAGAGAGTGAGCCTACAAACAATTCTCAAGGAACTGCATCGTCTTCATCTACTTTGTCTACATCATCGTCTCGGAGCTTGTTTTCATGCTGCTTTGGGCGTTCAGTGGAATCCAATGTCAGGGCATCTAATTCTGCAACCTCTGCTCGACAGGAGGAGCCTGCAAACACTCCTCAAGTAAAGGCACCGTCTTCATCTTGTTCTACATTATCTTCTCGAAGCATTTTTTCATGCTGCTTTGGGTGTTCAAAAGAATCCAAACCCATGACATCTGCTTCTACCAACGATCCTATTCCAGAAAATGAGGTAATGGGTACATCTGCTTCTACCAATGATCTTATTCCAGAAAATGAGGTTATGGGTGCATCTGCTTCTACAATTGATCTAATACCAGAAAACGAGGTTATGGGTGCATCTGCTCCTAATTTTACCTCTGATCTAATACAAGAGAACAAGGTTAAAGCTGATTCAGAGGGGATTACACCATCTGCATCTACTTCTACCTCTGATCTTGTACCAGAAAATCAGCTTAAGGTTGCTCTTCCTGAAATTGCACCATCTGCATCTACTTCTACCCCTGATCTTGTACCAGAGAATCAGGTTACGGCTGCTTTTCCTGAAATCGCACCGTCTGCGTCTACTTCTAACCTTGCTCTTGTAAGAGAAAATCGGGTTACAGGTGCTTTTCAAGGAATCGCACCACCCGCATCTACTTCTACCTCAACACTCATGCACAAGCCATGCTACGATGTTTTCATCAATCATCGTGGACCCGATTGCAAACACACGCTAGCTAGCAGTATATACAATCTCCTCAAAAATATGAAGGTGCCAGCTTTTTTGGATTCAGAGGAGTTGGAATATGGTGATTTCTTGCCTACGACATTAGAAGCAGCAATGCGCAATGCCTTGCTCCATATAGCAATTTTCTCTAAGACTTATGCAGACTCAGCCTGGTGTTTGGCAGAGCTCTCATTTATGCTAAAAACTGGCGCCAAAATTGTTCCTGTTTTCTACCATGTAGAGCCCACCGATCTTAGATGGGTAgctcaagggaaaggaaaatatgTTGATGCATTTGTGAAGTATGAAAACAAGGGGAGATACAGCCCAGAAAAGCTTCAGGAGTGGAAAAAGGCCCTCCAGGATGTCTCATTTTACACTGGTGAAATCGTCAAATGTGATGA TGATGAGAAGAGGCTGTTGAAGAAAATCGCTAGTTGTGTTTTGAAAGTAAAGGATAATGTGCCATTAGATGTTGCAAAACACCCAGTCGGTCTCCAAGAAATAGtacaagaatttgagatgaaaatgCTCCAATCTGCCGAGGGTGTACATATTGTGGGAATATGGGGCATGGGTGGTTCGGGCAAAACCACTCTTGCCAAAGAGTTATACAACAAAAGATCCTCATCCATAGAGAGGcctagttttatttttgatgttagGGATAGTGCAGCCAAGGGCCTGTTGCAGAATAAGCAGATTCAACTCCTCAAAGACCTTGGTGTTGAAAATGTGACATTTGACAATACAGAGCATGGTAAGGCAATTCTCAAAAGGCATTTGAGATATGTCAAGGTGTTCATTGTTGTGGATGATGTAGATGGGGTAGACCAGTTGGATGCTCTGTTGCCAACATATGACAGTCTTCTATGGGGTAGCCTTATTATTGTTACAACACGAGAATATGAAGTTCTTAGATCTTGGGGCATATCTTCTGTATACAAAATGAGACCTCTTGATCCAGTTTATGCGGAACAACTTTTTTGTTGGCATGCCTTCTTACAACCCTCTCCTTTGGATGGATTTGAGGAGCTTGTTAAAAAGTTTCTAGAGGCTTGCAACGGATTACCTCTATCTCTCAAGGTATTTGGAGGACAGCTGTATGGACAGCCCAACAAAGAATATTGGGAGTCTCTTTTGCACAAGATCTGTAGAATATTGCCGGATGATATTAAAGAGAAGCTCAGGGTAAGTTATGATGCTcttgatgatgaagagaaagagatGTTCCTTGACACTGCTTGTTTCTTAATTGAAGAAGAGAACAGTCTGGCAATTGAATTGTGGAATGGATCAGGGTGGAGTGGTCTGCACGGTTGGGAAAAGCTGCTGAATAAGTGTTTGGTTGAACTTGACAAGGACAATCACATAAGAATGCATGATCACTTAAGAGATTTGGGAAGGGAAGTTGCAAATCAACATTCACCTTATCGACTTTGGTTACCACAACAGATTATTAATGTTGAAAAACAAACAGAG GCCGGTAAGACCTATCAAGTAATGATCCCTTCGAGAAGCTCAGACGAGGAACTCATGCCCAACAGTAGTGGAGGAAATTGGTCTCTTACACCCTCTTTACACGGGCTAAAGATCTTTGTGATTAGAGGAGATTATTGTAATAAAGTTATGTGTGAAGTATCAAGGGAGCTGGTCTGGCTTCGCTGGTTCGAAATTGGGCAGAGAAATCTCCCCTCATGGCTTCCATTGAAAAATTTGTGGGTTCTAGAACTCTATGAACAAGAGTGGGGTGCTGAACATCACTTAGAAGAGCTGTGGGAGAGTGACAACGAT GCTCCTGTGCAGTTAAGAGAGCTGATTATTTCTTATTGTGAAAAATTTCAAGGATTTCCAACCTCAATCGGATGTCTCAATAAGCTGAAAAAGATAGTAATCACAGAGGGCTTGAATTTTGTGAATCTGCCAGAAGAATTTTGTCAGCTTCAATCATTGAAGCACCTGCAATTATGTGGCTGTAACGGCCTGTCATCACTACCCAGCAGTTTCGGCGATTTGAAAAATATGCGGTATCTAGATTTGTTCAATTGCACAAACTTGAGGAGGTTGCCAGTCTCTTTCAAGAACCTGATGCTCCTGGAACATCTCGATTTAAGGATGTGTGAAAAACTCACGTTCACATCAGAGGACTTGAACATTCTGGAAAACATGACAAAGCTGGAATTTTTTAGGCTTTCTGGGTGCGAGCAAGTAGAAGAGTTGCCTCGTCACATCACAAATCAGGCGTCCTTGAGAGAGCTCTATTTAGATGGTATGAAGAGGTTAAGGGAGCTAGCAATTGACATCGGCCAACTCAGTAGGCTGCAAAAGTTGATGATAGGGAGTGACTTGTTGACAAGCTTGCCCAACTCTCTTGGAGATTTGCAATCCTTGAAGAATCTTTCAATTCGTGTTTGTCCGAAACTGGAATCTCTGCCAACATCTCTTGGAGATTTGAGCTCCTTAACTGATCTTCAAATTAGTCAGTGTTCTGAGCTGGAATGTTTGCCGTTTTCTGTGGGGCGTCTTAATCTATTAGAGCATTTGGAAATATACGATTGCCTGATCAACCAAATAGATTTTGCGGTGGCATCTTTACCTTCTTCTGCATTCAGCAAGCTGAATCGAATAGAGATATGGGACACTGAAGTGTACAAGATTTCAATTTCTGATCACTGTTATCCCTGCCTTGAAAAACTCATGCTAGTCGATAATTATAATTTAACAGACATTGAAGCATTGCCAACAACAGTCAAGTCAATAACTTTGTCATCCTGTGAAAATCTGAAGAATATAAGGGTCATCTGTGATCTGGTAAACCTTGAAAGGCTGCTAATAAAGTGTTGCCCAGAGTTGGTTGAGCTTCCGAGCTTTGCACAATTGACATCCCTCACATCATTTGACCTAAGAGGATGCGACCGAGTTGAGAAAATTGAAGGTTTAGAATACTGCACAAGATTGGAAAGCTTGGAAATAGAAACCCTGGGGGAGCTCCCCGGTATAAAAAGTTTGGAGgacttgaagaaattgaagaagctGGCAATCAGAGAAAACAACGGATCAGCTATTGGGAGTTGCATTCAAACAATATAG
- the LOC131041713 gene encoding disease resistance protein RPV1 isoform X1, which produces MATNSITGGRAESEPTNNSQGTASSSSTLSTSSSRSLFSCCFGRSVESNVRASNSATSARQEEPANTPQVKAPSSSCSTLSSRSIFSCCFGCSKESKPMTSASTNDPIPENEVMGTSASTNDLIPENEVMGASASTIDLIPENEVMGASAPNFTSDLIQENKVKADSEGITPSASTSTSDLVPENQLKVALPEIAPSASTSTPDLVPENQVTAAFPEIAPSASTSNLALVRENRVTGAFQGIAPPASTSTSTLMHKPCYDVFINHRGPDCKHTLASSIYNLLKNMKVPAFLDSEELEYGDFLPTTLEAAMRNALLHIAIFSKTYADSAWCLAELSFMLKTGAKIVPVFYHVEPTDLRWVAQGKGKYVDAFVKYENKGRYSPEKLQEWKKALQDVSFYTGEIVKCDDDEKRLLKKIASCVLKVKDNVPLDVAKHPVGLQEIVQEFEMKMLQSAEGVHIVGIWGMGGSGKTTLAKELYNKRSSSIERPSFIFDVRDSAAKGLLQNKQIQLLKDLGVENVTFDNTEHGKAILKRHLRYVKVFIVVDDVDGVDQLDALLPTYDSLLWGSLIIVTTREYEVLRSWGISSVYKMRPLDPVYAEQLFCWHAFLQPSPLDGFEELVKKFLEACNGLPLSLKVFGGQLYGQPNKEYWESLLHKICRILPDDIKEKLRVSYDALDDEEKEMFLDTACFLIEEENSLAIELWNGSGWSGLHGWEKLLNKCLVELDKDNHIRMHDHLRDLGREVANQHSPYRLWLPQQIINVEKQTEKTNSFRGIKAVSSGITEWQSYGAGKTYQVMIPSRSSDEELMPNSSGGNWSLTPSLHGLKIFVIRGDYCNKVMCEVSRELVWLRWFEIGQRNLPSWLPLKNLWVLELYEQEWGAEHHLEELWESDNDAPVQLRELIISYCEKFQGFPTSIGCLNKLKKIVITEGLNFVNLPEEFCQLQSLKHLQLCGCNGLSSLPSSFGDLKNMRYLDLFNCTNLRRLPVSFKNLMLLEHLDLRMCEKLTFTSEDLNILENMTKLEFFRLSGCEQVEELPRHITNQASLRELYLDGMKRLRELAIDIGQLSRLQKLMIGSDLLTSLPNSLGDLQSLKNLSIRVCPKLESLPTSLGDLSSLTDLQISQCSELECLPFSVGRLNLLEHLEIYDCLINQIDFAVASLPSSAFSKLNRIEIWDTEVYKISISDHCYPCLEKLMLVDNYNLTDIEALPTTVKSITLSSCENLKNIRVICDLVNLERLLIKCCPELVELPSFAQLTSLTSFDLRGCDRVEKIEGLEYCTRLESLEIETLGELPGIKSLEDLKKLKKLAIRENNGSAIGSCIQTI; this is translated from the exons ATGGCAACGAATTCTATCACTGGTGGTCGAGCAGAGAGTGAGCCTACAAACAATTCTCAAGGAACTGCATCGTCTTCATCTACTTTGTCTACATCATCGTCTCGGAGCTTGTTTTCATGCTGCTTTGGGCGTTCAGTGGAATCCAATGTCAGGGCATCTAATTCTGCAACCTCTGCTCGACAGGAGGAGCCTGCAAACACTCCTCAAGTAAAGGCACCGTCTTCATCTTGTTCTACATTATCTTCTCGAAGCATTTTTTCATGCTGCTTTGGGTGTTCAAAAGAATCCAAACCCATGACATCTGCTTCTACCAACGATCCTATTCCAGAAAATGAGGTAATGGGTACATCTGCTTCTACCAATGATCTTATTCCAGAAAATGAGGTTATGGGTGCATCTGCTTCTACAATTGATCTAATACCAGAAAACGAGGTTATGGGTGCATCTGCTCCTAATTTTACCTCTGATCTAATACAAGAGAACAAGGTTAAAGCTGATTCAGAGGGGATTACACCATCTGCATCTACTTCTACCTCTGATCTTGTACCAGAAAATCAGCTTAAGGTTGCTCTTCCTGAAATTGCACCATCTGCATCTACTTCTACCCCTGATCTTGTACCAGAGAATCAGGTTACGGCTGCTTTTCCTGAAATCGCACCGTCTGCGTCTACTTCTAACCTTGCTCTTGTAAGAGAAAATCGGGTTACAGGTGCTTTTCAAGGAATCGCACCACCCGCATCTACTTCTACCTCAACACTCATGCACAAGCCATGCTACGATGTTTTCATCAATCATCGTGGACCCGATTGCAAACACACGCTAGCTAGCAGTATATACAATCTCCTCAAAAATATGAAGGTGCCAGCTTTTTTGGATTCAGAGGAGTTGGAATATGGTGATTTCTTGCCTACGACATTAGAAGCAGCAATGCGCAATGCCTTGCTCCATATAGCAATTTTCTCTAAGACTTATGCAGACTCAGCCTGGTGTTTGGCAGAGCTCTCATTTATGCTAAAAACTGGCGCCAAAATTGTTCCTGTTTTCTACCATGTAGAGCCCACCGATCTTAGATGGGTAgctcaagggaaaggaaaatatgTTGATGCATTTGTGAAGTATGAAAACAAGGGGAGATACAGCCCAGAAAAGCTTCAGGAGTGGAAAAAGGCCCTCCAGGATGTCTCATTTTACACTGGTGAAATCGTCAAATGTGATGA TGATGAGAAGAGGCTGTTGAAGAAAATCGCTAGTTGTGTTTTGAAAGTAAAGGATAATGTGCCATTAGATGTTGCAAAACACCCAGTCGGTCTCCAAGAAATAGtacaagaatttgagatgaaaatgCTCCAATCTGCCGAGGGTGTACATATTGTGGGAATATGGGGCATGGGTGGTTCGGGCAAAACCACTCTTGCCAAAGAGTTATACAACAAAAGATCCTCATCCATAGAGAGGcctagttttatttttgatgttagGGATAGTGCAGCCAAGGGCCTGTTGCAGAATAAGCAGATTCAACTCCTCAAAGACCTTGGTGTTGAAAATGTGACATTTGACAATACAGAGCATGGTAAGGCAATTCTCAAAAGGCATTTGAGATATGTCAAGGTGTTCATTGTTGTGGATGATGTAGATGGGGTAGACCAGTTGGATGCTCTGTTGCCAACATATGACAGTCTTCTATGGGGTAGCCTTATTATTGTTACAACACGAGAATATGAAGTTCTTAGATCTTGGGGCATATCTTCTGTATACAAAATGAGACCTCTTGATCCAGTTTATGCGGAACAACTTTTTTGTTGGCATGCCTTCTTACAACCCTCTCCTTTGGATGGATTTGAGGAGCTTGTTAAAAAGTTTCTAGAGGCTTGCAACGGATTACCTCTATCTCTCAAGGTATTTGGAGGACAGCTGTATGGACAGCCCAACAAAGAATATTGGGAGTCTCTTTTGCACAAGATCTGTAGAATATTGCCGGATGATATTAAAGAGAAGCTCAGGGTAAGTTATGATGCTcttgatgatgaagagaaagagatGTTCCTTGACACTGCTTGTTTCTTAATTGAAGAAGAGAACAGTCTGGCAATTGAATTGTGGAATGGATCAGGGTGGAGTGGTCTGCACGGTTGGGAAAAGCTGCTGAATAAGTGTTTGGTTGAACTTGACAAGGACAATCACATAAGAATGCATGATCACTTAAGAGATTTGGGAAGGGAAGTTGCAAATCAACATTCACCTTATCGACTTTGGTTACCACAACAGATTATTAATGTTGAAAAACAAACAGAG AAGACAAATTCCTTCCGAGGGATAAAGGCTGTCTCTAGTGGAATAACAGAGTGGCAGTCATATGGA GCCGGTAAGACCTATCAAGTAATGATCCCTTCGAGAAGCTCAGACGAGGAACTCATGCCCAACAGTAGTGGAGGAAATTGGTCTCTTACACCCTCTTTACACGGGCTAAAGATCTTTGTGATTAGAGGAGATTATTGTAATAAAGTTATGTGTGAAGTATCAAGGGAGCTGGTCTGGCTTCGCTGGTTCGAAATTGGGCAGAGAAATCTCCCCTCATGGCTTCCATTGAAAAATTTGTGGGTTCTAGAACTCTATGAACAAGAGTGGGGTGCTGAACATCACTTAGAAGAGCTGTGGGAGAGTGACAACGAT GCTCCTGTGCAGTTAAGAGAGCTGATTATTTCTTATTGTGAAAAATTTCAAGGATTTCCAACCTCAATCGGATGTCTCAATAAGCTGAAAAAGATAGTAATCACAGAGGGCTTGAATTTTGTGAATCTGCCAGAAGAATTTTGTCAGCTTCAATCATTGAAGCACCTGCAATTATGTGGCTGTAACGGCCTGTCATCACTACCCAGCAGTTTCGGCGATTTGAAAAATATGCGGTATCTAGATTTGTTCAATTGCACAAACTTGAGGAGGTTGCCAGTCTCTTTCAAGAACCTGATGCTCCTGGAACATCTCGATTTAAGGATGTGTGAAAAACTCACGTTCACATCAGAGGACTTGAACATTCTGGAAAACATGACAAAGCTGGAATTTTTTAGGCTTTCTGGGTGCGAGCAAGTAGAAGAGTTGCCTCGTCACATCACAAATCAGGCGTCCTTGAGAGAGCTCTATTTAGATGGTATGAAGAGGTTAAGGGAGCTAGCAATTGACATCGGCCAACTCAGTAGGCTGCAAAAGTTGATGATAGGGAGTGACTTGTTGACAAGCTTGCCCAACTCTCTTGGAGATTTGCAATCCTTGAAGAATCTTTCAATTCGTGTTTGTCCGAAACTGGAATCTCTGCCAACATCTCTTGGAGATTTGAGCTCCTTAACTGATCTTCAAATTAGTCAGTGTTCTGAGCTGGAATGTTTGCCGTTTTCTGTGGGGCGTCTTAATCTATTAGAGCATTTGGAAATATACGATTGCCTGATCAACCAAATAGATTTTGCGGTGGCATCTTTACCTTCTTCTGCATTCAGCAAGCTGAATCGAATAGAGATATGGGACACTGAAGTGTACAAGATTTCAATTTCTGATCACTGTTATCCCTGCCTTGAAAAACTCATGCTAGTCGATAATTATAATTTAACAGACATTGAAGCATTGCCAACAACAGTCAAGTCAATAACTTTGTCATCCTGTGAAAATCTGAAGAATATAAGGGTCATCTGTGATCTGGTAAACCTTGAAAGGCTGCTAATAAAGTGTTGCCCAGAGTTGGTTGAGCTTCCGAGCTTTGCACAATTGACATCCCTCACATCATTTGACCTAAGAGGATGCGACCGAGTTGAGAAAATTGAAGGTTTAGAATACTGCACAAGATTGGAAAGCTTGGAAATAGAAACCCTGGGGGAGCTCCCCGGTATAAAAAGTTTGGAGgacttgaagaaattgaagaagctGGCAATCAGAGAAAACAACGGATCAGCTATTGGGAGTTGCATTCAAACAATATAG